From one Marmota flaviventris isolate mMarFla1 chromosome 1, mMarFla1.hap1, whole genome shotgun sequence genomic stretch:
- the Il27ra gene encoding interleukin-27 receptor subunit alpha has product MRGRGAARFWPGPKLQLLLPLFLLVPRARPLGGPGPLQCHGVGPLGNLNCSWEPLGDLGAPSMLHLQSQKYHSNRTRTVAVPSGQSWVTVPREQFTVSDTLLVWGTKAGQVLWPPVLINLETRMKPRAPRLRPEVDFSEDEPLEATVQWEPPTWPPHKVLICQFYYRRCPEVAWTLLEPELKTAPLTPIEIPDLELATRYEVSGRCRVDTEAELWGESSPVLSFQTLPSAPKDVWVSGNRCGPPSRQELLLLWKAPGPCVQVSYRVWFWVGEKSLTQEGVPCCKCSVPPWAEWAGVSAVNTTSWEPRTNFSLVCLAPDSAPHDVVVSGIPGSTQLLVTWQPGDREPLEYVVDWAQDGDTLEDLNWVRLPPGNLSALLPGTFQGGVPYRITVTAVFPGGLAPASSVWAFLEERAPLAGPTLWRLQDDPPGTPTVAWEEVPRHQLQGHLTHYTLCSRSGTNPSDCTNVSSSTRIATLPNLHWGPCELWVTASTIAGQGPPGPSLWLHLPDNTVPWRVLPGVLALWGLLLVGCGLSLVMARRCLHLRQKVLPHWVWEKVPDPANSSAGQTHVEEVCQAPPLTDSPVLKVEEMEPPAPKEPPQSPAPLHSGYEKHFLPTPEELGLLRPPKFQDLV; this is encoded by the exons ATGCGGGGGCGCGGGGCTGCCCGCTTCTGGCCTGGGCCAAAGCTCCAGCTGCTGCTTCCGTTGTTCCTGCTGGTCCCCCGAGCGCGTCCCCTGG GCGGCCCTGGGCCACTGCAGTGCCACGGAGTTGGACCTTTGGGGAACTTGAACTGCTCATGGGAACCTCTTGGGGACCTGGGAGCCCCCTCTATGCTGCACCTCCAGAGCCAGAAATA CCATTCCAACAGAACCCGGACCGTGGCGGTGCCCTCGGGGCAGAGCTGGGTGACGGTTCCTCGGGAGCAATTCACCGTGTCTGACACGCTGCTCGTCTGGGGGACCAAGGCAGGCCAGGTCCTCTGGCCCCCCGTCCTCATCAACCTGGAAACCCGAA TGAAGCCCAGAGCCCCCCGGCTGCGTCCCGAGGTGGACTTTTCAGAGGACGAGCCCCTGGAGGCCACGGTGCAGTGGGAGCCACCTACCTGGCCACCTCATAAGGTCCTGATCTGCCAGTTCTACTATCGAAGATGCCCAGAGGTGGCCTGGACTCTG CTGGAGCCCGAGCTGAAGACGGCACCGCTGACCCCCATCGAGATCCCAGACCTGGAGCTGGCCACCCGCTACGAGGTGTCCGGCCGCTGCCGGGTGGACACAGAGGCCGAGCTGTGGGGCGAGAGCAGCCCGGTGCTGTCCTTCCAGACGCTGCCCTCTG CTCCAAAAGACGTGTGGGTGTCTGGGAACCGGTGTGGGCCCCCGAGCAGACAGGAGCTGCTGCTTCTGTGGAAG GCCCCCGGGCCCTGCGTGCAGGTGAGCTACAGAGTGTGGTTCTGGGTTGGAGAGAAGAGTCTGACTCAGGAAGGGGTCCCCTGTTGCAAGTGCTCCGTCCCCCCCTGGGCAGAGTGGGCAGGGGTGTCTGCTGTCAACACCACCAGCTGGGAGCCACGCACGAACTTCTCTTTGGTCTGCTTGG CTCCAGACTCTGCCCCCCATGATGTGGTGGTCAGCGGCATCCCCGGGAGCACGCAGCTGCTGGTGACCTGGCAACCAGGGGACAGGGAACCACTGGAATACGTGGTGGACTGGGCTCAAGATGGGGACACTCTAGAAGACCTCAACTGGGTCCGGCTTCCCCCTGGGAACCTTAGTGCTCTGTTGCCAG GGACTTTCCAAGGAGGGGTGCCCTATCGGATCACAGTGACAGCGGTCTTTCCTGGGGGCTTGGCCCCCGCCTCCTCGGTCTGGGCTTTCCTGGAGGAACGAG CACCCCTGGCAGGGCCGACCCTTTGGAGACTCCAGGATGACCCCCCAGGGACTCCCACGGTGGCGTGGGAGGAGGTCCCAAGACACCAGCTCCAGGGCCACCTTACTCACTACACGTTGTGTTCAAGAAGTGGGACGAACCCCTCCGACTGCACCAATG TGAGCAGCAGCACCCGGATCGCCACTCTGCCCAACCTTCACTGGGGTCCCTGTGAGCTGTGGGTGACTGCCTCCACCATTGCAGGACAGGGCCCACCTGGCCCCAGCCTCTGGCTTCACCTACCAG ATAACACGGTGCCATGGAGAGTTCTGCCGGGTGTCCTGGCCCTGTGGGGGCTGCTCCTGGTGGGCTGCGGCCTGAGCCTTGTCATGGCTCGAAG GTGCCTCCACCTGCGACAGAAGGTGCTGCCCCACTGGGTGTGGGAGAAGGTTCCTGACCCCGCCAACAGCAGCGCCGGGCAGACCCACGTGGAG GAGGTGTGCCAGGCCCCCCCTCTGACTGACTCGCCTGTCCTGAAGGTAGAGGAGATGGAGCCACCAGCACCTAAGGAGCCCCCCCAGTCCCCCGCCCCACTTCACTCTGGGTATGAGAAACATTTCCTGCCCACACCAGAGGAACTGGGCCTCCTGAGGCCCCCCAAGTTTCAAGATCTGGTCTGA
- the Rln3 gene encoding relaxin-3, whose amino-acid sequence MAKFTLPLLLALAVLAGQLWLVAEARAAPYGVKLCGREFIRAVIFTCGGSRWRRSGLLAPEAMGDVFRDADTDADSLAGELNEAVGSNEWLALTKSPQAFYGGQPSWQGTSGALRGSRDVLAGLSSNCCKWGCSKSEISSLC is encoded by the exons ATGGCCAAGTTCACGCTGCCGCTGCTGCTGGCCCTGGCGGTGCTGGCCGGGCAGCTGTGGCTGGTGGCCGAGGCCAGGGCAGCGCCCTACGGGGTGAAGCTTTGTGGCCGTGAATTCATCCGGGCGGTCATCTTCACCTGCGGAGGCTCCCGGTGGAGGCGGTCAGGACTCCTGGCCCCCGAAGCTATGG GGGACGTCTTCCGGGATGCAGACACTGATGCAGACAGCCTGGCAGGCGAGCTGAACGAAGCTGTGGGCTCCAATGAGTGGCTGGCCCTCACCAAATCTCCCCAGGCCTTCTATGGTGGTCAACCCAGCTGGCAGGGGACCTCTGGGGCTCTTAGGGGCAGCCGAGATGTCCTAGCCGGCCTCTCCAGCAACTGCTGCAAGTGGGGGTGCAGCAAAAGCGAAATCAGCAGCCTCTGCTAG